In Sphingobacterium zeae, one genomic interval encodes:
- a CDS encoding SulP family inorganic anion transporter, producing MNNKFDIVNIKSINLKNELFAGLTVAMTMIPESLSFAILAGLPPLTGLYAAFLMGLVTSILGGRPGMVSGGAGATVVVLMALAARHGIDYLFAAVVLAGIFQFLVGLFRWGKFVRLIPQPVMYGFLNGLAIIIFMAQVVQFKVSAGSDAVWMSGTTLYIMGGLTLLTMLIVIGFPRVTKAIPASLVAILMVFGVVSFLGIPTKKVVDIASVSGTLPRLHVPMVSWSWETLQLIFPYSLVMAGVGLVESLLTLNMVDEITATKGNANRESMAQGIANAINGFFGGMGGCAMVAQTLVNLNAGARTRLSSFIGAMTILLIILIGAPFIEQIPMAALVGVMMMVAIGTFQWVSLRIINKFPKSDIFVGILVAAITVILHNLALAVLIGVIISALVFAWDNAKRIRARKYMDSEGIMHYEIYGPLFFGSTANFLDKFDVLNDPERVIIDFKESRVVDMSAVDALNKVTERYAAQGKRIELWHLSEDCRSLLKNATGVAVVNIMEDPTYHVMPRT from the coding sequence ATGAACAATAAATTCGATATAGTAAATATAAAATCGATCAATCTTAAGAATGAGCTTTTTGCAGGATTAACGGTTGCAATGACGATGATTCCGGAATCGCTCTCTTTTGCTATTCTAGCGGGGCTTCCACCGCTAACAGGGCTTTACGCTGCATTCTTAATGGGGTTGGTTACTTCCATTCTGGGCGGTAGGCCTGGAATGGTATCGGGGGGCGCGGGGGCCACTGTGGTCGTCTTGATGGCGCTTGCAGCAAGGCATGGAATAGATTATCTCTTTGCTGCAGTAGTATTGGCTGGCATTTTCCAATTTTTGGTAGGACTTTTTAGGTGGGGAAAATTTGTGCGCCTAATTCCTCAACCTGTGATGTATGGCTTTTTGAATGGTTTGGCCATAATCATATTTATGGCTCAAGTGGTGCAATTTAAAGTAAGCGCTGGAAGCGACGCGGTATGGATGTCGGGAACAACGTTGTACATCATGGGCGGACTGACTTTGTTGACGATGCTGATTGTAATTGGTTTTCCGCGTGTCACAAAGGCCATCCCCGCCTCGTTAGTTGCCATTCTGATGGTATTTGGCGTAGTGTCATTTTTAGGTATTCCAACAAAGAAAGTCGTAGACATTGCATCCGTCAGTGGAACTTTACCGCGTTTACATGTGCCCATGGTTTCTTGGAGTTGGGAAACCTTGCAGCTGATTTTTCCGTATTCATTGGTAATGGCGGGAGTCGGTCTCGTGGAATCGCTGTTGACACTGAACATGGTCGATGAAATTACAGCGACAAAAGGAAATGCGAACCGTGAATCCATGGCACAGGGGATAGCGAATGCAATCAATGGATTTTTTGGCGGAATGGGGGGATGTGCCATGGTTGCGCAAACATTGGTCAATTTAAATGCTGGTGCACGTACACGGCTTTCTTCTTTTATAGGAGCAATGACCATCTTACTGATTATTTTAATAGGAGCGCCTTTTATTGAGCAGATACCAATGGCAGCGCTGGTTGGCGTAATGATGATGGTAGCGATTGGAACCTTCCAATGGGTGAGTTTACGTATTATCAATAAATTTCCCAAATCAGATATTTTCGTGGGGATACTTGTCGCAGCGATTACAGTGATCTTGCATAATTTGGCACTTGCGGTGCTCATCGGTGTAATAATATCTGCACTTGTATTCGCTTGGGACAATGCAAAGCGTATTCGGGCAAGAAAATATATGGATTCGGAAGGTATTATGCATTATGAAATATATGGGCCACTTTTTTTCGGTTCTACAGCTAATTTTTTGGATAAATTTGATGTTTTAAACGATCCCGAACGTGTTATAATAGATTTTAAGGAAAGCAGGGTAGTGGATATGTCTGCTGTGGATGCACTTAACAAAGTTACCGAGCGCTACGCTGCACAAGGGAAAAGAATAGAACTTTGGCACCTCAGTGAGGACTGCCGCTCTCTATTGAAAAATGCTACTGGTGTTGCGGTGGTCAATATCATGGAAGATCCAACCTATCATGTCATGCCGCGGACGTAG
- a CDS encoding RagB/SusD family nutrient uptake outer membrane protein, translated as MVSSGKGISPVDVDFVLMRYAEVLLNYAETANETGDLATALDLVTQIRKRAGIEPGADNKYGITATTKEQMREAILTERNIEFCFEGHRFWDLRRLRKLNILNNTTKHGVEAIAINSNGTEMNLDDANALAKTYTLKENQFKYSILQVPNTGNKINLVPDTYYFFPVAQSVIDKNPNIKQNKDWGGTFNPTLD; from the coding sequence ATGGTAAGCAGCGGAAAGGGAATATCACCGGTTGATGTCGACTTTGTATTGATGCGCTATGCCGAGGTTTTATTGAATTATGCTGAGACGGCAAATGAAACAGGAGATCTTGCGACAGCCTTAGACCTGGTTACGCAAATTAGGAAAAGAGCGGGAATCGAGCCTGGCGCAGACAATAAATATGGCATAACAGCAACCACGAAGGAACAAATGCGGGAAGCTATTTTGACGGAGCGCAATATTGAGTTCTGCTTTGAGGGACATCGTTTTTGGGATTTAAGAAGGTTACGTAAGCTCAATATTCTCAACAATACAACCAAACATGGAGTTGAAGCTATTGCCATAAATTCAAATGGAACGGAGATGAATCTGGATGATGCCAATGCATTGGCCAAAACATATACGTTGAAAGAAAACCAATTTAAATATAGCATATTGCAGGTGCCCAATACAGGAAACAAAATAAATTTGGTACCCGATACCTATTATTTCTTTCCCGTCGCGCAGTCGGTCATTGACAAGAACCCAAATATCAAGCAGAATAAAGATTGGGGCGGAACATTTAATCCAACTTTGGATTAA
- a CDS encoding carboxypeptidase-like regulatory domain-containing protein, with protein MGLCLLFSQPDSYALNLDPINAIVDQDQVAGIIKDERGQALAGATITVKGTSVQASSNQQGIFSIRAKRGDVLVVNYQGFAKQEVAVSTGNVNVVMVSSDQALEEVVIIGYGKQRKGNITG; from the coding sequence TTGGGGCTCTGCCTGCTGTTTAGTCAGCCTGATTCATACGCACTGAATCTGGATCCGATCAATGCTATTGTCGATCAAGATCAGGTTGCAGGGATCATTAAAGATGAGAGAGGTCAGGCATTAGCAGGTGCTACCATCACTGTCAAAGGAACATCCGTTCAAGCGTCCTCCAATCAACAAGGTATTTTTTCTATTCGGGCAAAGCGTGGTGATGTTTTGGTCGTGAACTACCAAGGGTTTGCAAAACAGGAGGTGGCCGTTTCCACAGGCAACGTCAATGTCGTCATGGTTTCGAGTGATCAAGCACTAGAAGAGGTCGTAATCATTGGCTATGGTAAGCAGCGGAAAGGGAATATCACCGGTTGA
- a CDS encoding methyltransferase domain-containing protein: MNSLLLDENYWDDRYKNKETGWDIGYASPAIISYAEESIAKNARILIPGCGNAHEAKALVNKGFSQITLLDIAPSLVEQVSEEFAVNPDVQVICQDFFQHKGQYDYIIEQTFFCALHPALRPDYVRQMLALLKPQGILIGLLFKKEFAQKGPPFGGNQAEYQELFQSKFDILQLIDSSKSIPQRQGNELFIELQKM, encoded by the coding sequence ATGAATTCGTTATTGTTAGATGAAAACTATTGGGACGATCGTTACAAGAATAAAGAAACAGGATGGGATATTGGATACGCCTCTCCTGCGATTATTAGCTACGCTGAAGAATCTATTGCCAAAAATGCGCGCATTTTAATTCCTGGCTGTGGCAACGCGCATGAGGCAAAGGCTCTTGTCAATAAAGGATTCAGTCAAATAACATTATTGGATATTGCCCCGAGCTTGGTTGAACAAGTCAGCGAGGAATTCGCTGTAAACCCCGATGTTCAGGTTATATGTCAAGATTTCTTTCAGCATAAGGGTCAATACGACTACATTATTGAACAAACCTTTTTTTGTGCTCTCCATCCAGCATTACGTCCAGACTATGTACGACAAATGCTTGCCTTGCTGAAGCCTCAAGGCATCCTTATAGGATTGTTGTTTAAAAAGGAATTCGCTCAAAAAGGGCCGCCTTTCGGTGGGAATCAAGCGGAATATCAGGAGCTATTCCAATCGAAGTTTGACATTTTGCAGCTAATAGATTCTTCCAAAAGCATTCCACAACGACAGGGAAACGAACTCTTCATTGAATTACAAAAAATGTAG
- the fbp gene encoding class 1 fructose-bisphosphatase: MSGITTLGQFIIEKQADFPYAKGELSRLLRDIGIAAKIVNREVNKAGLVDILGDAGQVNVQGEGQKKLDVYADEQFINALQSGGECCVVASEEHENPVYIQSGISKNAKYIVCIDPLDGSSNIDVNVSVGTIFSIYRRISNTGVSCNSNDILQHGTKQVAAGYVIYGSSTMLVYTTGKGVNGFTLDPSIGEFCLSHPDMKIPASGQIYSINEGNYSKFPNGVKQYIKYCQTEDSATQRPYASRYIGSMVADIHRNLLKGGIFLYPTTSAHPNGKLRLMYECNPIAFIVEQAGGKASNGVQRILDIEPKTLHQRSAAFLGNTDMVELLEDFLKKYID, encoded by the coding sequence ATGAGTGGTATAACTACATTAGGTCAATTTATTATTGAAAAACAGGCTGATTTTCCATATGCCAAAGGTGAGCTCTCCCGTCTCTTACGCGATATTGGGATCGCAGCAAAGATTGTAAATAGAGAGGTTAACAAGGCCGGATTAGTTGATATTCTAGGTGACGCCGGACAAGTCAATGTACAAGGCGAAGGACAAAAGAAGCTGGATGTTTATGCGGATGAACAATTTATTAATGCGTTACAAAGTGGGGGCGAGTGTTGTGTAGTTGCTTCCGAGGAACATGAAAATCCAGTGTATATCCAATCCGGGATTTCCAAAAATGCGAAATATATTGTATGTATCGACCCATTGGATGGTTCAAGCAATATTGATGTAAATGTGTCTGTCGGGACAATCTTCTCTATCTACAGAAGGATATCTAACACGGGCGTTTCCTGCAATAGCAATGACATTTTACAGCACGGGACAAAGCAGGTAGCGGCTGGTTATGTGATCTATGGCAGTTCGACGATGTTAGTATACACGACAGGAAAGGGAGTAAATGGCTTCACATTGGATCCTTCGATCGGTGAGTTTTGTTTATCTCATCCAGATATGAAAATTCCTGCTTCAGGTCAGATCTACTCGATCAACGAGGGTAATTATTCTAAATTTCCGAACGGGGTGAAGCAGTATATTAAATATTGCCAAACGGAAGATAGTGCAACGCAGCGGCCGTACGCGTCGCGCTACATTGGCTCAATGGTGGCGGATATTCATCGCAATCTCCTTAAAGGGGGTATATTTCTTTATCCAACGACCTCTGCACATCCTAATGGCAAATTGAGATTGATGTATGAATGCAACCCCATTGCGTTCATAGTTGAGCAGGCTGGAGGCAAAGCTTCTAATGGCGTTCAGCGTATACTGGATATTGAACCTAAGACTTTGCATCAACGATCAGCTGCTTTTCTAGGTAATACCGATATGGTCGAACTACTGGAAGATTTCTTAAAAAAGTACATTGATTGA
- a CDS encoding L,D-transpeptidase family protein, whose translation MLRFLIFLSFVSVVFFSCRENPPTYGDVLAKGFENKSYKDFDTTAYVKIFHEVYHKEKSKLINPSWMKELADSTEGMTLISEHLFDGSIDTLLAYFERSEEHGIRSSYFHTSAIKETLFSLRKLKTKDVAAAYPLLAKLDLLSTDGLIAYVSSLKYGVVNPKRLYGRYFVPQKRMNYSKVVRLLDSVKIGTVLTDIQPKNQFYVKFQNLLQSGNLSVTQRSQVLMVLEKLRWMGQDFPEKYVFVNIPEQRLHIIEDGKTSQSMNVCVGETENPAYSRKGENHETPVMQGMLDAMQVNPVWNIPNSIVKKEILASVRNNPNYLASRNMVAYYKGKQVDPATVNWNSDSVENFRFKQNPGSDNSLGNVKFLFENPYSIYLHDTPAKQMFGQSNRAVSHGCVRVEKPVDLASYLVNNEKQAEKIAKEITTDSISKSRWVTLKRQMPVYITYYTTWLDDGEKIVTYPDIYGYDQRLKEALKKYWAN comes from the coding sequence ATGTTACGTTTTTTAATTTTTCTTTCGTTTGTTTCAGTAGTATTTTTTTCTTGTAGAGAGAATCCTCCTACATATGGCGATGTTTTGGCGAAGGGCTTTGAAAATAAATCCTATAAAGATTTTGATACAACCGCGTATGTTAAAATCTTCCATGAAGTGTACCATAAGGAAAAATCGAAGCTGATTAATCCAAGCTGGATGAAGGAATTAGCCGATTCCACGGAAGGGATGACTTTAATTTCGGAGCATCTCTTTGATGGTAGTATTGATACATTGCTGGCGTATTTTGAACGAAGTGAGGAGCATGGCATTCGTAGTAGTTATTTCCATACTTCAGCCATTAAAGAAACCCTGTTTTCTTTGCGGAAGCTGAAAACTAAAGATGTTGCAGCGGCCTATCCCTTATTAGCTAAGCTTGATCTATTGAGTACAGATGGACTGATAGCTTATGTAAGTAGTCTAAAATATGGTGTTGTCAACCCCAAGCGTCTTTATGGTAGATATTTTGTTCCTCAAAAGCGTATGAACTACAGTAAAGTTGTGCGCTTGCTGGACAGTGTAAAAATTGGAACTGTATTGACCGATATCCAACCAAAGAACCAATTCTACGTCAAATTTCAGAATCTGCTGCAAAGTGGAAATTTATCTGTGACGCAACGGAGCCAGGTGCTAATGGTATTGGAAAAATTGCGTTGGATGGGACAGGATTTTCCAGAAAAATATGTTTTTGTTAATATCCCTGAACAACGTCTGCATATTATCGAAGATGGAAAAACAAGCCAATCGATGAATGTATGTGTAGGTGAAACAGAAAATCCCGCCTATTCACGTAAAGGCGAGAACCATGAAACTCCGGTGATGCAGGGCATGTTGGATGCCATGCAAGTTAATCCCGTGTGGAATATTCCGAATAGTATTGTTAAAAAGGAAATATTAGCAAGCGTTCGAAATAATCCAAACTACCTGGCATCGCGCAATATGGTTGCTTACTATAAAGGTAAACAAGTGGATCCTGCCACTGTTAACTGGAATTCTGATTCTGTCGAGAACTTTCGTTTCAAACAGAATCCCGGTTCGGATAATTCCTTGGGGAACGTGAAATTTTTATTTGAGAATCCATACTCTATTTACCTTCACGACACGCCGGCAAAACAAATGTTCGGGCAGAGTAATCGAGCCGTTAGCCACGGTTGTGTTCGCGTGGAAAAACCCGTGGATTTAGCATCTTACCTCGTCAATAATGAGAAGCAGGCCGAAAAAATTGCGAAGGAAATTACGACAGATTCGATTTCGAAATCGCGTTGGGTCACCCTTAAACGCCAGATGCCAGTATACATCACCTATTATACCACTTGGTTGGATGACGGAGAAAAAATTGTTACATATCCTGATATCTATGGTTACGATCAACGCTTGAAAGAGGCGTTGAAGAAATATTGGGCTAACTAA
- a CDS encoding DUF3943 domain-containing protein yields the protein MFISFRPHATCFYYSLLIFSYILLVHLGTSRAAILAASDSLTPSERLSRFKLSDKYNVFYDNNPQLWERNSIFNPQQTDSLFDYQKKNFLRAGIEWFSIQAIPASVNYFIRKDPVSHISFKNFFSHLKLSAWTWDDNLFATNQIAHPYHGQFYFNSFRSNNYSFLQSTAAAVAGSYIWETAGETEPPSINDIINTSFGGTILGEMTHRLSHHILSRPSLTKGQRNKKELLAMLINPINGLNRLLDGRWGNKVKGAVIDSSLVHTEVELGLRRFDAKEHDVLNKGKNDIYARIKLIYTNDYLDKKKPFDDFFLNLELGSDDSSIVNAVNVYASLYGNRILSNLTGLHRGIVSAHFDFLRNEAFYYGSQSINYNVFSNFNIGNRSKLTTILGGGPVVLAAVPDPYLHFGESRTYDYGPGADVRISATLTTLNRFKFGVDYRGGYFVTISGNKSHHFLHTASTNASIRIWKNFGVNLYSGYFRLEGHYRDHNNVNKDYPFVRIALAYNSQY from the coding sequence ATGTTCATCTCTTTCAGACCACACGCGACCTGCTTTTATTATAGTCTTCTCATATTTTCCTATATCTTGCTTGTTCATCTCGGGACCAGCAGAGCAGCAATCCTAGCTGCTAGTGACTCGCTAACACCTTCAGAACGTCTTTCTCGATTTAAACTTTCGGATAAATATAACGTGTTCTACGATAACAATCCGCAACTGTGGGAACGCAATTCAATTTTCAACCCACAACAAACCGACAGTCTATTTGATTATCAGAAAAAAAACTTTTTAAGAGCTGGAATTGAATGGTTTTCCATCCAGGCCATTCCGGCTTCGGTTAATTACTTCATTCGCAAAGATCCTGTTTCACATATTTCTTTTAAAAATTTTTTCAGCCATTTAAAATTATCAGCGTGGACATGGGATGATAATCTTTTCGCAACAAATCAAATAGCACACCCTTATCACGGTCAGTTTTATTTCAATTCGTTTCGATCCAATAATTATAGTTTCCTGCAGTCAACAGCTGCCGCCGTTGCCGGTAGCTATATCTGGGAAACCGCAGGTGAAACCGAGCCGCCTTCCATCAATGATATCATCAATACAAGCTTTGGTGGAACAATTTTAGGTGAAATGACCCATAGACTATCGCACCATATTCTTTCCCGCCCAAGTTTGACTAAAGGACAGCGCAATAAAAAAGAGCTACTGGCGATGCTGATCAATCCAATAAATGGGCTCAACCGGCTTCTGGATGGGCGCTGGGGCAATAAGGTCAAAGGTGCCGTTATCGATAGCTCCTTGGTTCACACCGAAGTTGAATTGGGGCTAAGGCGCTTTGACGCCAAGGAACACGATGTATTAAATAAAGGGAAAAATGACATCTACGCGCGTATCAAATTGATTTACACCAACGATTATTTGGACAAAAAGAAACCTTTTGACGACTTTTTCCTCAACTTAGAACTTGGATCAGATGATAGTTCCATCGTCAATGCGGTCAATGTGTATGCCTCGTTATACGGTAACCGTATTTTATCCAATTTAACAGGACTTCATCGTGGTATCGTGTCTGCGCATTTCGACTTTCTACGCAATGAAGCCTTTTATTACGGATCACAGAGTATCAATTATAATGTTTTTTCCAACTTCAATATCGGTAACCGTAGCAAGCTGACAACCATTCTTGGCGGTGGCCCTGTAGTATTAGCGGCTGTGCCAGATCCTTATCTCCATTTTGGTGAAAGCCGTACATATGATTATGGCCCTGGAGCAGATGTTCGCATTTCAGCCACATTGACCACATTAAATCGCTTTAAATTTGGTGTAGACTATCGTGGTGGTTATTTTGTCACAATCAGCGGCAACAAGTCTCACCATTTTCTACATACTGCATCCACGAATGCTTCCATCCGTATCTGGAAAAACTTTGGTGTAAATCTTTACTCCGGCTACTTCAGATTAGAAGGTCACTATCGAGACCATAATAATGTGAACAAAGACTATCCTTTTGTTCGGATAGCACTTGCTTATAACTCCCAATACTAA